The following proteins are encoded in a genomic region of Cricetulus griseus strain 17A/GY chromosome 7, alternate assembly CriGri-PICRH-1.0, whole genome shotgun sequence:
- the LOC100762375 gene encoding olfactory receptor 1468: MTGNNQTVISQFLLLGLPIPPEHQHLFYALFLAMYLTTVLGNLIIIILILLDSHLHTPMYLFLSNLSLCDLCFSSVTMPKLLHNMQSQDPSINYVSCLTQMFFFMVFGDMESFLLVVMAYDRYVAICFPLHYTSIMNPKLCACLLLPLWIVTILHAMLHTMLMARLSFCKNNVILHFFCDISALLKLACSDTYINKLMIVIMSGLIMVIPFLLIVISYARIILSILKVPSIQVIHKVFSTCGSHLTVVSLFYGTIIGLYFYPSANNSTVKETIMAIMYTMVTPMLNPFIYSLRNRDIKGALIRVIFNKKISL, encoded by the coding sequence ATGACTGGCAACAACCAAACTGTCATCTCCCAGTTCCTCCTGCTGGGCCTGCCCATTCCCCCAGAGCATCAGCACCTGTTCTATGCCCTGTTCCTGGCCATGTATCTCACCACCGTCCTGGGGaatctcatcatcatcatcctcatcctactggactcccatctccacacacccatgtacttgtTTCTCAGCAACTTGTCCTTATGTGATCTCTGCTTTTCCTCTGTCACAATGCCCAAATTGCTGCACAACATGCAGAGCCAGGACCCATCCATTAACTATGTGAGTTGTCTGACACAAATgttcttttttatggtttttggagacatggaGAGCTTCCTTCTTGTggtcatggcctatgaccgctatgtggccatttgTTTCCCCCTTCATTACACCAGCATCATGAACCCCAAGCTCTGTGCCTGTCTATTGCTGCCACTGTGGATAGTGACCATATTGCATGCCATGTTGCACACCATGCTCATGGCTAGATTATCTTTTTGCAAGAACAATGTGATTCTCCATTTTTTCTGTGACATATCTGCTCTCCTGAAGCTAGCCTGCTCAGACACTTACATTAACAAGTTAATGATAGTTATCATGAGTGGTCTCATCATGGTTATACCATTCCTACTCATTGTTATATCCTATGCAAGGATTATCCTTTCTATTCTCAAGGTTCCATCTATCCAGGTTATCCACAAGGTGTTCTCCACCTGTGGTTCCCACTTGACTGTGGTTTCTCTGTTCTATGGGACAATTATTGGTCTCTACTTTTATCCATCAGCTAATAACTCTACTGTGAAGGAGACTATCATGGCTATCATGTACACAATGGTGACTCCCATGCTGAACCCcttcatctacagcctgaggaacagaGACATAAAGGGGGCCCTGATAAGAGTTATTTTCAATAAGAAAATCTCTTTGTAA